The following are from one region of the Silene latifolia isolate original U9 population chromosome 9, ASM4854445v1, whole genome shotgun sequence genome:
- the LOC141601260 gene encoding uncharacterized protein LOC141601260, producing the protein MAWYQCPNNVSWTWKKVCKLRTELQTAYSQNEWSMPLGKEYSVGKGYSWPQQPSPDVVWMIAWMYQHQGLNTKDKLFRLNISSDYLCCICGNEEETPQHLFFKCQYIKEIISRIQIWTGIDIPDSRDYDWRRNARFSRLKVGILNNILNAVTYPQRNGCRHEMQLQRPEVCVAMIKYEIRTKVQQQLKGNLAGRDRVWIGKLM; encoded by the exons ATGGCGTGGTACCAATGTCCCAATAATGTTAGCTGGACCTGGAAGAAGGTATGCAAGCTCAGGACTGAACTGCAGACTGCCTACTCTCAGAATGAATGGAGCATGCCACTAGGTAAAGAATACTCTGTTGGAAAAGGCTACTCTTGGCCGCAGCAGCCATCTCCTGATGTGGTATG GATGATAGCCTGGATGTATCAGCATCAGGGCCTTAACACCAAGGACAAGCTATTCCGTCTTAATATTAGCAGTGACTATCTCTGCTGCATATGTGGAAATGAGGAGGAAACTCCCCAGCATCTTTTTTTTAAATGCCAGTATATTAAAGAAATCATATCTCGCATTCAAATCTGGACTGGAATTGATATACCAGATAGCAGAGACTATGACTGGAGAAGGAATGCTAGATTTTCTAGATTGAAGGTAGGGATCCTAAACAACATTCTGAATGCTGTTACCTATCCACAAAGAAATGGATGCAGGCATGAGATGCAACTACAAAGACCTGAAGTCTGTGTGGCCATGATTAAGTATGAAATCAGGACAAAAGTTCAGCAGCAACTCAAAGGCAATTTGGCTGGGAGAGATCGTGTATGGATTGGAAAACTTATGTAA